The Streptomyces luteogriseus genome includes a window with the following:
- a CDS encoding type II secretion system F family protein, translating to MGAAVVCMGAAVWLLGEREEAARRARLLFADGAAVGSGPPGWRWMAGGPWRLRGRLRPEWWSPVAGLVLAVLGASVLPVVLGAAGVLLLRRARLAGEVRRDRERRADAVIALCGALAGEVRAGRQPGEGLLRAARDCGGLAEAQPTVLAAARFGGDVPDALATAAGQPGAEGLRGLAACWRVAVDQGAGLAAGLDRLAAALRAERDQRSDLRAQLAGARATAVMLAGLPALGLLIGTALGADPLRILLHTGAGLGCLAAGGVLEGLGLWWVGRIVRGAETAA from the coding sequence ATGGGTGCGGCCGTGGTGTGCATGGGGGCGGCGGTCTGGCTGCTGGGTGAGCGTGAGGAGGCGGCGCGGCGGGCGCGGTTGCTGTTCGCGGACGGCGCAGCCGTCGGGAGCGGGCCGCCCGGGTGGCGGTGGATGGCCGGGGGACCGTGGCGGCTCCGTGGGCGGCTGCGGCCCGAGTGGTGGTCACCGGTGGCCGGGCTGGTGTTGGCGGTGCTCGGGGCGTCGGTGCTGCCGGTCGTCCTCGGGGCGGCCGGGGTGCTGTTGCTGCGGCGGGCCCGGCTGGCCGGCGAGGTGCGGCGGGACCGGGAGCGCCGAGCCGACGCGGTGATCGCGTTGTGCGGGGCGCTCGCCGGTGAGGTGCGGGCCGGGCGCCAGCCGGGTGAGGGGCTGTTGCGAGCCGCGCGGGACTGCGGCGGACTCGCGGAGGCGCAGCCGACGGTGCTTGCGGCGGCGCGGTTCGGCGGCGACGTGCCCGATGCGCTCGCCACGGCGGCAGGGCAACCGGGTGCTGAGGGACTGCGGGGGCTCGCGGCCTGCTGGCGGGTTGCCGTGGACCAGGGTGCGGGGCTCGCGGCCGGGCTCGACCGGCTCGCCGCCGCCCTGCGCGCGGAACGGGACCAACGGTCCGACCTGCGAGCCCAGTTGGCGGGCGCCCGGGCCACGGCGGTGATGCTCGCCGGGTTGCCGGCCCTCGGGCTCCTCATCGGCACCGCCCTCGGGGCCGATCCCCTCCGCATCCTGCTGCACACCGGTGCGGGACTGGGGTGTCTGGCGGCCGGTGGGGTGCTGGAGGGCCTGGGGCTGTGGTGGGTCGGGCGGATCGTGCGGGGTGCGGAGACGGCGGCATGA
- a CDS encoding TadA family conjugal transfer-associated ATPase produces the protein MSTLAGLEGAALLDGVRRWLAESGAEPTPARVAQALREQGRVLGDAEVLGAAAQLRSELVGSGPLEPLLADPSVTDVLVSAPDRVWVDRGGGLQLTSVRFTDAAAVRRLAQRLAAVAGRRLDDARPWADARLPDGTRLHAVLPPVAVGCACLSLRVVRPRAFTLGELVMAGTVPPGGDRMLRALLDARLSFLVSGGTGTGKTTLLSALLGLVGPDERIVLAEDSAELRPDHPHVVRLETRPANQEGAGLVTLEDLVRQALRMRPDRLVVGEVRGPEVVHLLAALNTGHEGGCGTVHANAAADVPARLEALGTAAGLDRAALHSQLAAALSVVLHLVRDRAGRRRIAEVHVLERDPSGLVRTVPALRWGAEAFVRERGWERLRGLLRGEASGPGEVVVEGADRDTCA, from the coding sequence ATGAGCACCCTGGCCGGACTCGAGGGCGCGGCGCTGCTCGACGGGGTGCGGCGGTGGCTGGCCGAGAGCGGGGCCGAGCCGACCCCCGCGCGCGTGGCACAGGCTCTGCGGGAGCAGGGGCGGGTCCTCGGGGACGCGGAAGTCCTGGGTGCCGCCGCGCAGTTGCGGTCCGAGCTGGTCGGCAGCGGCCCGCTGGAGCCGCTCCTCGCCGATCCGTCGGTGACGGACGTGCTGGTGTCGGCCCCGGACCGGGTCTGGGTGGACCGCGGCGGCGGACTGCAGCTGACGTCGGTGCGGTTCACGGACGCGGCAGCGGTACGACGGCTCGCCCAGCGCCTCGCCGCGGTGGCCGGACGTCGGCTGGACGACGCCCGCCCGTGGGCCGACGCCCGACTGCCCGACGGGACCCGGCTGCACGCCGTGCTGCCGCCGGTGGCGGTGGGCTGCGCCTGCCTGTCCCTGCGGGTGGTACGGCCGCGCGCCTTCACGCTCGGCGAGCTGGTCATGGCGGGCACGGTGCCGCCGGGCGGGGACCGCATGCTGCGCGCGCTGCTCGACGCCCGGCTGTCCTTCCTGGTCAGCGGCGGTACCGGCACGGGAAAGACCACGCTGCTGAGTGCCCTGCTCGGACTGGTGGGACCGGATGAGCGGATCGTCCTCGCCGAGGACTCGGCGGAGCTGCGGCCCGATCACCCGCATGTCGTACGGCTGGAGACCAGACCCGCCAACCAGGAGGGTGCGGGCCTGGTCACCCTCGAGGACCTGGTGCGCCAGGCGCTGCGGATGCGGCCCGACCGGCTGGTCGTGGGCGAGGTGCGTGGGCCCGAAGTGGTTCATCTGCTAGCCGCGTTGAACACCGGGCACGAGGGCGGCTGCGGGACCGTGCACGCCAACGCCGCTGCCGATGTACCGGCCCGGCTGGAAGCGCTCGGCACGGCCGCCGGGCTCGACCGGGCCGCGCTGCACAGCCAGTTGGCGGCCGCCCTCTCCGTGGTGCTGCACCTGGTGCGCGACCGGGCCGGACGACGGCGGATCGCGGAGGTGCACGTGCTGGAGCGGGACCCGTCGGGGTTGGTGCGGACGGTGCCGGCACTGCGGTGGGGAGCGGAGGCGTTCGTGCGCGAGCGGGGGTGGGAGCGGCTGCGGGGGCTGCTCCGGGGCGAGGCGAGCGGGCCGGGTGAGGTCGTGGTGGAGGGGGCGGATCGTGACACGTGTGCCTGA
- the ssd gene encoding septum site-determining protein Ssd, with the protein MESVVGTVTHDPPPAGGRQGGPLIVTEDTELLDDLLRLCAAAGATPEVHHGVPERRGSWEAAPLVLVGDDAARRVRGAVRRRGVVLVGRDQDDSGVWRRAVEIGAEHVLMLPDGEQWLVDRIADVAEGVGRPALTVGVIGGRGGAGASTLACALAVTSAREGLRTLLVDADPLGGGLDVLLGGETAEGLRWPAFASSRGRVGGGALEESLPELHSLRVLSWDRGDRIAVPPQAVRAVLAAARRRGGTVVVDLPRRIDDGVAEVLTQLDVGVLVVPAELRAVAAAGRVASAVGMVLRDLRVAVRGPYPPGLDGREVARLLGLPLVGEVPDEPGLSRPDAGTAPPGATPRGPLARFCTEFWERALVEAGAA; encoded by the coding sequence ATGGAAAGCGTGGTCGGAACCGTCACACACGATCCGCCGCCCGCCGGAGGGCGGCAGGGCGGACCGCTGATCGTCACCGAGGACACCGAACTCCTCGACGACCTGCTGCGCCTGTGCGCGGCGGCGGGCGCCACACCCGAGGTGCACCACGGGGTGCCGGAGCGCAGAGGCAGCTGGGAGGCCGCGCCGCTCGTCCTGGTCGGCGACGACGCCGCGCGCCGGGTGCGCGGGGCGGTACGCAGAAGGGGCGTCGTGCTCGTCGGCCGGGACCAGGACGACTCCGGGGTGTGGCGGCGTGCCGTCGAGATCGGCGCCGAGCACGTCCTGATGCTGCCCGACGGCGAGCAGTGGCTGGTCGACCGGATCGCCGACGTGGCCGAGGGTGTCGGCCGGCCCGCTCTCACCGTGGGCGTCATCGGCGGCCGGGGCGGGGCCGGAGCGTCCACGCTCGCGTGCGCCCTCGCCGTCACCTCCGCGCGGGAGGGACTGCGCACCCTCCTCGTGGACGCCGATCCGCTGGGCGGGGGCCTGGACGTTCTCCTCGGCGGTGAGACGGCCGAAGGGCTGCGCTGGCCCGCGTTCGCCTCCTCGCGCGGACGGGTCGGCGGGGGAGCCCTGGAGGAGTCGCTGCCCGAGCTGCACTCGCTGCGGGTGCTCAGCTGGGACCGCGGCGACCGGATCGCGGTCCCGCCGCAGGCGGTACGTGCCGTGCTCGCGGCGGCCCGGCGCCGGGGCGGCACGGTCGTGGTCGACCTGCCGCGCCGGATCGACGACGGCGTCGCCGAGGTGCTCACCCAACTGGACGTGGGCGTGCTGGTGGTGCCCGCCGAGCTGCGGGCCGTCGCTGCCGCGGGGCGGGTGGCCTCGGCGGTCGGCATGGTCCTGCGGGATCTGCGGGTGGCGGTCCGCGGGCCCTACCCACCGGGGCTCGACGGCCGTGAGGTGGCGCGGCTGCTCGGCCTGCCCCTGGTCGGCGAAGTGCCCGACGAGCCGGGGCTGTCGCGCCCGGACGCGGGCACGGCGCCTCCGGGTGCCACCCCGCGCGGACCGCTCGCCCGGTTCTGCACGGAGTTCTGGGAGCGGGCGCTCGTCGAGGCGGGTGCGGCATGA
- a CDS encoding HAD family hydrolase encodes MLWGVENHSMPRTAAFFDLDKTVIAKSSTLTFSKSFYQGGLINRRAVLRTAYAQFVFLAGGADHDQMERMRAYLSALCRGWNVQQVKEIVAETLHDLIDPIIYDEAASLIEEHHTAGRDVVIVSTSGAEVVEPIGELLGADRVVATRMVVGDDGCFTGDVEYYAYGPTKAEAVRELAESEGYDLSRCYAYSDSATDVPMLESVGHPHAVNPDRALRREALARGWPILDFHRPVRLKQRIPAFSVPPRPALVAVAAIGAAAATAGLVWYANKRRTTVA; translated from the coding sequence ATGCTCTGGGGCGTGGAAAACCACTCGATGCCCCGCACAGCCGCCTTCTTTGACCTGGACAAGACGGTCATTGCGAAGTCGAGCACGCTCACGTTCAGCAAGTCGTTCTACCAAGGCGGTCTGATCAACCGCCGGGCCGTCTTGCGCACCGCATATGCCCAGTTCGTCTTCCTTGCCGGCGGCGCCGACCACGACCAGATGGAGCGCATGCGCGCATATCTGTCCGCCCTGTGCCGCGGCTGGAACGTGCAGCAGGTCAAGGAGATCGTCGCCGAGACGCTGCACGACCTGATCGACCCGATCATCTACGACGAGGCCGCCTCCCTCATCGAGGAGCACCACACCGCCGGCCGCGACGTCGTGATCGTGTCCACGTCGGGCGCCGAGGTGGTCGAGCCGATCGGCGAGTTGCTGGGCGCGGACCGCGTGGTCGCCACCCGGATGGTCGTGGGCGACGACGGTTGTTTCACCGGCGACGTGGAGTACTACGCGTACGGCCCGACCAAGGCCGAGGCCGTCAGGGAGTTGGCCGAGTCCGAGGGGTACGACCTCAGCCGCTGCTACGCCTACAGCGATTCGGCGACCGATGTGCCGATGCTGGAGTCCGTCGGCCATCCGCACGCCGTGAACCCCGACCGGGCGCTGCGCCGCGAGGCCCTCGCGCGCGGGTGGCCGATCCTGGACTTCCACCGCCCGGTCCGGCTCAAGCAGCGCATTCCCGCGTTCTCCGTGCCGCCGCGCCCGGCGCTCGTGGCGGTCGCGGCGATAGGCGCAGCGGCGGCCACCGCAGGACTCGTCTGGTACGCGAACAAGCGCCGGACCACGGTCGCTTGA
- a CDS encoding oxidoreductase, with protein MSTAGASADPLAALGALPGVADSVESVRKAVDRVYGHRVMRRRSNAITSEAALRGARGSAALSGADWALEEVRRRTDFSGDDEARTVGAALRLTAEAGQLLSIWRQSPLRVLARLHLVAAADKGDQVGRPRKEGEPVDEPLVALPLPSATETHGRLDGLAGLIIAGGSAPALVTAAVVHGELLALRPFTSHNGLIARTAERIVLIGSGLDPKSVCAAEVGHAELGRDAYLEALDGYVSGTPEGVAAWIAHCGRAVELGARESMAVCEALQRGAA; from the coding sequence ATGAGTACAGCAGGCGCGAGCGCCGATCCCCTCGCGGCCCTGGGGGCGCTGCCCGGAGTGGCCGATTCCGTGGAGTCCGTCCGCAAGGCCGTCGACCGGGTCTACGGGCACCGGGTCATGCGGCGGCGCAGCAACGCGATCACCTCCGAGGCCGCCCTGCGCGGCGCCCGTGGCTCGGCCGCGCTGTCCGGCGCGGACTGGGCCCTGGAGGAGGTACGCCGGCGCACGGACTTCAGCGGCGACGACGAGGCCCGCACCGTGGGTGCCGCCCTGCGGCTCACCGCGGAGGCGGGCCAGCTGCTGTCGATCTGGCGGCAGTCGCCTCTGCGGGTGCTGGCCCGGCTGCACCTGGTGGCGGCCGCGGACAAGGGCGACCAGGTGGGGCGGCCCCGCAAGGAGGGCGAGCCGGTCGACGAGCCGCTCGTCGCGCTGCCGCTGCCGAGCGCCACCGAGACGCACGGCAGGCTGGACGGGCTTGCCGGACTGATCATCGCGGGCGGCTCCGCACCGGCGCTGGTGACGGCCGCCGTCGTGCACGGCGAACTCCTCGCGCTGCGGCCCTTCACGTCCCACAACGGCCTCATCGCACGCACGGCGGAGCGCATCGTCCTCATCGGCAGTGGGCTGGACCCGAAGTCGGTCTGCGCGGCCGAGGTCGGTCACGCGGAGCTGGGGCGCGACGCCTACCTGGAGGCCCTCGACGGGTACGTCTCCGGTACCCCTGAGGGTGTGGCCGCCTGGATCGCCCACTGCGGCAGGGCCGTCGAGCTGGGAGCCCGCGAGTCGATGGCGGTGTGCGAGGCGCTGCAGCGCGGAGCTGCGTGA